In Cydia amplana chromosome 2, ilCydAmpl1.1, whole genome shotgun sequence, the following proteins share a genomic window:
- the LOC134655726 gene encoding uncharacterized protein LOC134655726 yields the protein MNLHHVTLFMTLHVIHTQAQFPMQFPSAMPMPMGMPPMPMQMPIVGPPQLPSVVMPYHSRTADKFREKPRKPKKSRKLKKKKQKKKRYESESDSSGSDDSRSMSGSESLEISLTRRANKDHKRRREVLTPVVSYVTNDGYVVYQKKIKKDRAKDWLELGKNSDPNALEIKDSESDEFEGKDSVRKRRFKSRRS from the coding sequence ATGAATCTCCACCATGTCACGCTATTCATGACACTCCACGTCATCCACACGCAAGCTCAGTTCCCAATGCAGTTCCCTTCAGCAATGCCCATGCCAATGGGTATGCCACCCATGCCAATGCAAATGCCAATCGTCGGCCCGCCACAACTGCCAAGCGTCGTAATGCCATACCATTCCCGTACAGCCGATAAATTCAGAGAGAAACCAAGGAAGCCAAAAAAGTCGAGGAAACTGaagaagaaaaaacaaaaaaagaaacgtTACGAATCGGAATCCGATTCTTCTGGTTCTGATGATAGTCGATCTATGTCTGGGTCTGAAAGTCTTGAAATCAGTTTAACTCGTAGAGCTAATAAAGATCACAAGAGAAGACGTGAGGTCCTCACGCCGGTGGTGTCTTACGTGACCAATGATGGCTATGTGGTATATCAGAAAAAGATAAAGAAGGATCGGGCTAAGGACTGGTTGGAGTTAGGAAAGAATTCGGATCCTAATGCGTTGGAAATCAAGGATAGTGAGAGTGATGAGTTTGAAGGAAAGGATTCGGTTCGGAAGCGTCGTTTTAAGTCTCGTCGGTCATAG
- the LOC134656775 gene encoding cleavage and polyadenylation specificity factor subunit 6-like — MARKLCSYVILVSFTAVLAKDPEPELPPCPTNFQFLPQTLPMHCKMTSQPFQPPPLPPQFPPFMPGPPENPGNPVPSPQKPLPAPFPPQMPMGMPPMPMGMPPMPMGMSPPLPMGPMPMGLPGMPMGMPMLGGPPQAKLPVIVMPFYSPDPAYKDPRKDPRKPSEPYKRKVKIIKKSHHHHDSDDSDSETDTSSSSDTDSSDSDRKRWTWKNRRSMRRHKKIRHARKRDYLTPVLQYVSKDGYVVFEKSISKNEAKDWLGDNKGPNEETGNADRAQETNNKYVRVADEARLHNNVNTRDLSREADDKDVNKNIQRLQRKARQKEIQQVMKHKQQQ, encoded by the coding sequence ATGGCCAGGAAACTGTGCTCCTACGTAATCCTGGTAAGCTTCACGGCAGTCTTGGCCAAAGACCCTGAGCCTGAACTGCCACCATGTCCGACTAACTTCCAATTCCTCCCTCAAACTCTACCAATGCACTGCAAGATGACCAGCCAGCCCTTCCAGCCACCACCCTTGCCTCCGCAGTTTCCTCCTTTCATGCCTGGTCCACCAGAAAATCCAGGGAATCCTGTCCCTAGCCCACAAAAACCTCTGCCTGCTCCCTTCCCTCCACAAATGCCTATGGGAATGCCTCCAATGCCCATGGGAATGCCTCCAATGCCCATGGGAATGAGTCCACCGCTACCCATGGGCCCCATGCCTATGGGTTTACCTGGAATGCCCATGGGCATGCCAATGCTCGGTGGTCCTCCACAAGCCAAACTTCCAGTCATTGTCATGCCTTTCTACTCTCCTGATCCAGCCTATAAGGATCCTAGAAAAGATCCAAGAAAACCTTCTGAACCCTACAAGAGGAAAGTCAAGATTATCAAGAAATCACATCATCACCACGACTCTGATGACTCAGACTCGGAAACTGAcacaagctcaagttctgacaCTGATTCTAGTGACTCTGACAGAAAACGTTGGACTTGGAAGAACCGCAGGTCTATGAGAAGACACAAGAAAATTAGGCATGCTAGAAAACGGGACTACCTAACGCCTGTCCTACAATATGTTAGCAAAGATGGATATGTTGTATTTGAAAAATCGATTTCAAAAAATGAAGCAAAGGATTGGTTAGGTGATAATAAAGGACCTAATGAAGAAACAGGTAACGCAGATAGAGCACAAGAGACAAACAATAAATATGTCAGGGTTGCAGACGAGGCGAGGCTACATAACAATGTTAATACTAGAGACTTGTCAAGAGA